A part of Caretta caretta isolate rCarCar2 chromosome 1, rCarCar1.hap1, whole genome shotgun sequence genomic DNA contains:
- the HDHD5 gene encoding haloacid dehalogenase-like hydrolase domain-containing 5 isoform X1: MGLGSLRSASTAAVRRWRRGVPWAPPPRPRRGLGGVAPGVSESPPTFGFLFDIDGVLVRGRYVIPAAQKAFRKLIGSNGQLRVPVVFVTNAGNCLQHVKAQELSDALGLEVSPEQVILSHSPLRLFRQFHEKCMLVSGQGPVEENARNMGFRNVVTIQDVRKAFPLLDMVDQSRRPKELPPLTTDFPTIEGIILFGEPVRWETSLQLIIDVLLSNGNPGAELAAVPYPHIPILACNMDLLWMAEAKMPRFGHGTFLVCLENIYKKVTGRELKYEALIGKPSIVTYQYAEYLIKQQVERRGWPSSICRLYAVGDNPMSDIYGANFYNSYIKAAGQAHAQAEVKRSVGMADPRSEGHSELGKDLYVSLESCKSILVCTGVYSHHGDVPTDPHESVTETVFHGHRDFHFDPSLVEASYVVEDVNEAVELVFKKENWSQE; this comes from the exons atGGGTCTGGGCAGCCTGCGCAGCGCGAGCACCGCTGCTGTGAGGCGATGGCGGCGCGGGGTCCCTTGGGCGCCGCCCCCGCGCCCCCGCAGGGGCCTGGGCGGGGTGGCCCCCGGGGTGAGTGAG AGTCCTCCGACCTTTGGGTTCCTGTTTGACATTGATGGAGTGCTTGTTCGGGGCCGCTATGTGATTCCTGCTGCCCAGAAGGCCTTCCGGAAACTGATAGGCTCTAATGGACAGCTCCGGGTGCCAGTAGTCTTCGTGACAAATGCTGGGAATTGCTTACAGCATGTCAAGGCCCAGGAACTCTCCGATGCTCTGGGCTTGGAG GTGTCTCCAGAACAAGTGATCctctcccacagccccctgcgTCTCTTCCGTCAGTTCCATGAGAAGTGTATGCTGGTGTCTGGGCAGGGTCCGGTGGAGGAGAATGCCAGGAA TATGGGGTTCCGGAATGTGGTTACCATACAGGATGTGAGGAAGGCATTTCCCCTGCTGGACATGGTTGATCAAAGCCGTAGACCAAAGGAGCTG CCTCCTCTGACCACTGACTTCCCTACCATAGAAG GGATAATTCTGTTTGGGGAGCCGGTCCGGTGGGAGACGAGCCTGCAGCTGATTATCGATGTCCTCTTGAGCAACGGGaaccctggggcagagctggcagcAGTGCCATATCCCCATATACCTATCCTTGCCTGCAACATGGATCTTTTGTGGATGGCAGAAGCCAAGATGCCAAG ATTTGGCCATGGCACCTTTCTTGTCTGCTTGGAGAACATCTACAAAAAAGTGACTGGCAGGGAGCTGAAGTATGAGGCCCTGATCGGCAAACCCAGCATTGTCACTTACCAATACGCAGAGTATCTGATCAAACAGCAGGTGGAAAGACGAGGGTGGCCATCTTCCATCTGCAGGCTCTATGCTGTTGG GGATAATCCAATGTCTGACATCTATGGTGCAAACTTCTACAACAGCTACATCAAAGCTGCGGGTCAGGCCCATGCCCAGGCTGAGGTGAAGAGGAGTGTGGGGATGGCGGATCCCCGGAGCGAGGGCCattcagagctggggaaggatTTGTATGTCTCATTGGAGAGTTGCAAGTCAATTCTGGTCTGCACTGGGGTCTACAGTCATCACGGAGATGTGCCTACTGACCCACATGAGAGCGTGACGGAGACTGTGTTCCACGGGCACCGGGACTTCCACTTTGACCCTAGCCTAGTGGAAGCATCTTATGTGGTGGAGGATGTGAATGAAGCTGTGGAGCTAGTCTTTAAGAAGGAGAATTGGAGCCAGGAGTGA
- the HDHD5 gene encoding haloacid dehalogenase-like hydrolase domain-containing 5 isoform X2, whose amino-acid sequence MGLGSLRSASTAAVRRWRRGVPWAPPPRPRRGLGGVAPGVSESPPTFGFLFDIDGVLVRGRYVIPAAQKAFRKLIGSNGQLRVPVVFVTNAGNCLQHVKAQELSDALGLEVSPEQVILSHSPLRLFRQFHEKCMLVSGQGPVEENARNMGFRNVVTIQDVRKAFPLLDMVDQSRRPKELPPLTTDFPTIEGIILFGEPVRWETSLQLIIDVLLSNGNPGAELAAVPYPHIPILACNMDLLWMAEAKMPRFGHGTFLVCLENIYKKVTGRELKYEALIGKPSIVTYQYAEYLIKQQVERRGWPSSICRLYAVGYIKAAGQAHAQAEVKRSVGMADPRSEGHSELGKDLYVSLESCKSILVCTGVYSHHGDVPTDPHESVTETVFHGHRDFHFDPSLVEASYVVEDVNEAVELVFKKENWSQE is encoded by the exons atGGGTCTGGGCAGCCTGCGCAGCGCGAGCACCGCTGCTGTGAGGCGATGGCGGCGCGGGGTCCCTTGGGCGCCGCCCCCGCGCCCCCGCAGGGGCCTGGGCGGGGTGGCCCCCGGGGTGAGTGAG AGTCCTCCGACCTTTGGGTTCCTGTTTGACATTGATGGAGTGCTTGTTCGGGGCCGCTATGTGATTCCTGCTGCCCAGAAGGCCTTCCGGAAACTGATAGGCTCTAATGGACAGCTCCGGGTGCCAGTAGTCTTCGTGACAAATGCTGGGAATTGCTTACAGCATGTCAAGGCCCAGGAACTCTCCGATGCTCTGGGCTTGGAG GTGTCTCCAGAACAAGTGATCctctcccacagccccctgcgTCTCTTCCGTCAGTTCCATGAGAAGTGTATGCTGGTGTCTGGGCAGGGTCCGGTGGAGGAGAATGCCAGGAA TATGGGGTTCCGGAATGTGGTTACCATACAGGATGTGAGGAAGGCATTTCCCCTGCTGGACATGGTTGATCAAAGCCGTAGACCAAAGGAGCTG CCTCCTCTGACCACTGACTTCCCTACCATAGAAG GGATAATTCTGTTTGGGGAGCCGGTCCGGTGGGAGACGAGCCTGCAGCTGATTATCGATGTCCTCTTGAGCAACGGGaaccctggggcagagctggcagcAGTGCCATATCCCCATATACCTATCCTTGCCTGCAACATGGATCTTTTGTGGATGGCAGAAGCCAAGATGCCAAG ATTTGGCCATGGCACCTTTCTTGTCTGCTTGGAGAACATCTACAAAAAAGTGACTGGCAGGGAGCTGAAGTATGAGGCCCTGATCGGCAAACCCAGCATTGTCACTTACCAATACGCAGAGTATCTGATCAAACAGCAGGTGGAAAGACGAGGGTGGCCATCTTCCATCTGCAGGCTCTATGCTGTTGG CTACATCAAAGCTGCGGGTCAGGCCCATGCCCAGGCTGAGGTGAAGAGGAGTGTGGGGATGGCGGATCCCCGGAGCGAGGGCCattcagagctggggaaggatTTGTATGTCTCATTGGAGAGTTGCAAGTCAATTCTGGTCTGCACTGGGGTCTACAGTCATCACGGAGATGTGCCTACTGACCCACATGAGAGCGTGACGGAGACTGTGTTCCACGGGCACCGGGACTTCCACTTTGACCCTAGCCTAGTGGAAGCATCTTATGTGGTGGAGGATGTGAATGAAGCTGTGGAGCTAGTCTTTAAGAAGGAGAATTGGAGCCAGGAGTGA